A genomic stretch from Octopus sinensis linkage group LG14, ASM634580v1, whole genome shotgun sequence includes:
- the LOC115219147 gene encoding synaptosomal-associated protein 25, giving the protein MAEMNGEAPPPKTELEEIQQKSHQTTDDSLESTRRMLTMCEESKEAGIRTLVMLDEQGEQLDRIEEGLDQINQDMRDAEKNLEGMEKCCGLCVLPWKKGKSFEKSGDYANTWKKDDDGPTNTNGPRMVVGDQNGMGGPSSGYVTRITGDAREEEMETNIKEVSGMIGNLRNMAIDMGNEIGGQNRQVDRIQQKAESNETRIDEANKRATKLLKDA; this is encoded by the coding sequence ATGGCTGAAATGAATGGTGAGGCACCACCACCGAAGACTGAGTTGGAGGAGATCCAGCAGAAATCTCATCAGACTACCGATGATTCGCTGGAGTCAACACGGAGGATGTTGACGATGTGTGAAGAGAGTAAAGAAGCTGGTATTCGAACCCTTGTCATGCTCGACGAACAGGGAGAGCAGTTGGATCGTATAGAGGAAGGTCTTGATCAGATCAACCAGGACATGCGAGACGCTGAGAAAAATCTCGAAGGAATGGAGAAATGCTGTGGTCTATGCGTGCTGCCTTGGAAAAAGGGCAAGTCGTTTGAGAAGAGTGGGGATTATGCAAACACCTGGAAAAAGGATGATGACGGCCCTACCAACACGAACGGACCAAGAATGGTGGTTGGTGATCAAAACGGCATGGGTGGACCGAGCTCTGGATACGTGACTCGCATCACCGGTGATGCGAGGGAAGAGGAGATGGAGACCAACATCAAAGAGGTCAGTGGCATGATTGGAAATTTGAGGAACATGGCCATTGACATGGGCAACGAGATTGGGGGTCAAAACAGGCAGGTGGATCGAATCCAGCAGAAGGCCGAGTCGAACGAAACTCGCATCGACGAGGCTAACAAGCGGGCAACCAAACTCCTCAAAGATGCGTAA